Below is a genomic region from Planctomycetota bacterium.
GAATCGGTCGGCCGCCTTCGGGTCGGTCCGGACGGCCTCCCAGAGCCGGCGTTCCTCGTGGGGCGTGATTCGGCCTTCGAACCAGGCGTGGATCAGGAGATCGAGGGGATCGTCCTTCATCGCGCCTCCTCGCCGGCCAGCCGGGAGCGGACGCATTCGGAGAGGAGCTTTTTGGCCCGGTAGATGAGGGCGTCGATCGCCTGGGCGGTTTTGGAGAAACGTTCCGCCAGCTGGCGGCTGGAGAGGTGCAGGGCGTAGCGGCCGTGCATGACTTCCCGGAGAGGGGGCCCCATCCGTTCCAGGCATTCGCGGAGGGCGGCGCGATGGGAGGACGGAGCGACGTCCGCGGCGCGCCGTTCGTAGGCGGCCAGGATCCGGCGGGCGCACTCCTCGTCCAGATGGCGGTGCGCGCGGGCCTCGTGGCGCCGGGCGGCCAGGACTTCCCGCCAGGCCACCCCGCGCGCCCAGGCTCCGAAATCGGTCCCCGGGGCGAATTCAGGGAACTTGGACCAGAGAACGGCCGCGGTCTCCTGCAGGACGTCCTCGGTCAGATGGGGATCCCGGAGCAGGGCGTAGATGAAGCTGTGGAGCATCGAACGGTGCTCCATGAGGAGCTTGACGAACCGCGTTTCCATGGCGTCTCCTCCACCGGATAACGGGACCGGCGGGGCGGAATCTGACGAAAAAAATGAATCGGGGGATCCGGCCCGGCCGTCCTTCAGTCTACCCCGCGGGGGCGGCCGTTTTGCTTGACCGGCCGGAGCGGCAGGGGTTACAAGGGCGCCGATGACCGGATGGCGCTTCTGGCGTACCCGCGAGTTCGGAACGGCGCTGGTTCTCGGGGCGATGATCCTGGCGTGCGAGATCGCCTCGCGCGTTCATTCCGGCTCGTCCTTCGTTTTCTCCGACCGGCTGGGGCGCGTGCTGAGCGAGTGCGCCTATGTGGGGATCGCGGCGATCGGGGCCTGCGTGGTGATCCTGTCGGGAGGGGTGGATCTGTCGTCGGGCTC
It encodes:
- a CDS encoding sigma-70 family RNA polymerase sigma factor, encoding METRFVKLLMEHRSMLHSFIYALLRDPHLTEDVLQETAAVLWSKFPEFAPGTDFGAWARGVAWREVLAARRHEARAHRHLDEECARRILAAYERRAADVAPSSHRAALRECLERMGPPLREVMHGRYALHLSSRQLAERFSKTAQAIDALIYRAKKLLSECVRSRLAGEEAR